The Urocitellus parryii isolate mUroPar1 chromosome 6, mUroPar1.hap1, whole genome shotgun sequence genome includes a window with the following:
- the LOC113197625 gene encoding dehydrogenase/reductase SDR family member 7: MTWELVLWLLALGALLLLLVQLLRFLRADGDLALLWAEWQGRRPEWELTDMVVWVTGASSGIGEELAYQLSKLGVSLVLSARRVHELERVKRKCLENGNLKGKDILILPLDLTDRSSHEGATKAVLQEFGKIDILVNNGGRSQRSLIMDTNFDVFKELIELNYLGTISLTKCVLPHMIERKQGKIVIVNSLAGIVSVPLSGGYCASKHALRGFFNCLRSELTKYPGIIISNIYPGPVYSNIVKNALAEEVTKTVVHAGDQSYKMATSRCVRLMLIAMANDLKEVWIAEHPFLLVAYLWQYMPTLAIWMTNKLGKKRISNFQSGKDADSSYFKIWKTKHE; encoded by the exons ATGACCTGGGAGCTGGTGCTCTGGTTGCTGGCGCTGGGCGCGCTGCTCCTGCTCCTGGTGCAGCTGCTGCGCTTTCTCCGTGCCGACGGCGACCTCGCTCTGTTGTGGGCTGAGTGGCAGGGGCGACGCCCAG AATGGGAGTTGACGGACATGGTGGTGTGGGTGACTGGAGCATCCAGTGGGATTGGCGAGGAGCTGGCTTACCAGCTGTCAAAACTGGGAGTTTCTCTTGTGCTGTCAGCCAGAAGAGTGCATGAGCTGGAAAGGGTGAAAAGAAAATGCCTAG agaatggcaatttaaaaggaaaagatataCTCATTTTGCCCCTTGACCTGACTGACAGAAGTTCCCATGAGGGGGCAACCAAAGCTGTTCTCCAGGAGTTTGGTAAA atTGACATTCTGGTCAATAATGGTGGAAGATCCCAGCGTTCTTTGATTATGGATACCAACTTCGATGTCTTCAAGGAGCTAATTGAGCTTAACTATTTAGGGACAATCTCTTTGACAAAGTGTGTCCTACCTCACATGATCGAGAGGAAACAAGGAAAGATAGTTATTGTGAATAGCCTTGCAGGCATTGTATCTGTACCTCTATCCGGTGGATATTGTGCCAGTAAGCATGCTCTTCGG GGTTTTTTTAATTGCCTTCGATCTGAACTTACCAAATATCCAGGTATAATCATTTCTAACATTTACCCAGGACCTGTCTACTCAAATATTGTGAAGAATGCACTAGCTGAAGAAGTCACAAAG ACTGTGGTCCATGCTGGAGATCAGTCGTACAAGATGGCAACTAGCCGTTGTGTGCGGCTGATGTTAATTGCCATGGCTAACGATTTGAAAGAAGTTTGGATTGCAGAGCATCCTTTCTTGTTGGTGGCATATTTGTGGCAATATATGCCAACCCTGGCCATTTGGATGACGAACAAATTAGGGAAGAAAAGGATTAGTAACTTTCAGAGTGGTAAG GATGCAGAttcctcttattttaaaatttggaagacAAAACATGAGTGA